In Calliopsis andreniformis isolate RMS-2024a chromosome 6, iyCalAndr_principal, whole genome shotgun sequence, a single genomic region encodes these proteins:
- the L(2)37cg gene encoding RNA polymerases I and III subunit AC2 l(2)37Cg produces the protein MGRLAEVAGEHSSEKNKTFVFMGEGYTLGNALVTVISQNPDVEFCACFVNHPAEGNIYLRIQAKKGKAVDILKKGLQDFEKICDHTLDTFNNAYDQFKNSKNMS, from the exons ATGGGTCGACTTGCAGAG GTAGCTGGTGAGCATTCATCCGAGAAAAACAAAACTTTTGTGTTTATGGGCGAAGGTTATACTTTAGGAAATGCTTTAGTGACTGTAATTTCACAAAA CCCTGATGTAGAGTTTTGTGCTTGCTTTGTTAATCATCCAGCTGAAGGAAATATTTACTTAAGAATTCAAGCAAAGAAAGGGAAAGCAGTGGACATACTAAAAAAAGGATTGCAAGACTTTGAGAAAATTTGTGATCATACTTTAGATACTTTTAATAATGCTTATGATCagtttaaaaattctaaaaatatgtCATAG
- the Rps2 gene encoding ribosomal protein S2 — protein MADNAPAARGGFRGGFGSRGGGDRGGPRGRGRGGRGRGRGRGRGKEDSKEWIPVTKLGRLVREGKIESLEHIYLFSLPIKEYEIIDKFLGMELKDEVLKIMPVQKQTRAGQRTRFKAFVAIGDYKGHIGLGVKCSKEVATAIRGAIILAKLSVVPVRRGYWGNKIGDPHTVPCKVTGKCGSVQVRLIPAPRGTGIVSAPVPKKLLQMAGIEDCYTSARGSTCTLGNFAKATYAAIAKTYAYLTPDLWHDQALRKAPYQEFADFLSKNHRVMGGQRPAEVV, from the exons ATGGCGGACAATGCTCCAGCCGCGCGTGGAGGCTTTCGTGGAGGATTTGGCTCTCGTGGGGGTGGTGATCGGGGTGGACCAAGGGGTAGAGGTCGTGGTGGCAGAGGAAGAGGCCGTGGTCGTGGACGTGGTAAAGAGGACAGCAAGGAATGGATTCCTGTCACCAAACTTGGTCGTCTTGTCAGAGAAGGCAAAATTGAATCCTTAGAACACATCTACCTCTTCTCTTTGCCTATTAAAGAATATGAGATTATTGACAAGTTTCTTGGAATGGAACTGAAGGATGAAGTCCTGAAGATTATGCCTGTGCAGAAGCAGACTAGAGCTGGTCAACGTACACGTTTCAAG GCTTTTGTAGCCATTGGAGATTATAAGGGTCACATTGGCCTGGGTGTGAAATGCTCTAAAGAAGTAGCCACTGCCATCCGTGGTGCTATCATCTTGGCAAAACTTTCAGTTGTGCCAGTTCGTCGTGGTTATTGGGGAAACAAAATCGGTGATCCTCACACAGTACCTTGCAAAGTTACTGGCAAGTGTGGATCAGTTCAGGTGCGTTTGATTCCAGCACCAAGAGGTACAGGCATTGTTTCTGCACCTGTTCCAAAGAAATTATTGCAAATggctggtattgaggactgctacACATCAGCAAGAGGATCAACATGTACTCTAGGCAACTTTGCTAAAGCTACttatgcagccattgccaaaacgTATGCATACTTGACACCAGACCTCTGGCATGATCAGGCATTGAGGAAGGCCCCGTATCAAGAATTCGCGGATTTCTTGTCCAAGAACCACAGAGTCATGGGAGGACAGAGACCAGCTGAGGTTGTTTAA